In a single window of the Sediminicoccus sp. KRV36 genome:
- a CDS encoding YceI family protein → MPARRALLCLAVLPALPARGQERTRYVFDQSLGRIGFSARHLGLFTSQGLFERFQATLLIDPANPQNASVECVVETAEVSIPFPGATDLLRSEPYFDVARHPTARFSGQANGLTEAGGFPIAGQLAVRGVTRPFRMTARLIERQGAVARFQAEGEMRRGEFGMVADRTLISDAIQLSVDVRIAV, encoded by the coding sequence GTGCCTGCTCGTCGCGCCCTCCTCTGCCTTGCCGTCCTGCCTGCGCTGCCAGCGCGGGGGCAGGAACGCACACGCTATGTCTTTGATCAGAGCCTCGGCCGCATCGGCTTTTCCGCCCGCCATCTCGGCCTGTTCACCTCCCAGGGGCTGTTCGAGCGGTTTCAGGCGACGCTGCTGATTGATCCGGCCAACCCGCAAAACGCCTCCGTTGAATGCGTGGTCGAGACGGCGGAGGTCAGCATTCCCTTCCCCGGCGCCACCGACCTGCTGCGCTCCGAGCCTTATTTCGACGTGGCCCGCCACCCGACCGCCCGGTTCTCGGGCCAGGCGAATGGGCTGACCGAGGCCGGCGGCTTTCCCATCGCCGGGCAGTTGGCCGTGCGTGGCGTCACCCGGCCCTTCCGCATGACGGCCCGCCTCATCGAGCGCCAGGGCGCCGTCGCGCGATTCCAGGCCGAGGGTGAGATGCGGCGCGGCGAATTCGGCATGGTGGCGGATCGCACGCTGATCTCGGACGCGATCCAGCTCAGCGTGGATGTGCGGATCGCGGTGTGA
- the truB gene encoding tRNA pseudouridine(55) synthase TruB — MPRHQRKPKGRPIDGWLIIDKPTGIGSTDVVNRVKRAYDAQKAGHGGTLDPLATGLLPIAFGHATKTVPYVMDGTKVYHFTLAFGEARDSDDSDGAVIETSDVRPSDEQIRAALPPFTGDIMQVPPVYSAIKVNGERAYDLARDGQVVQLEARPARVDRFELIARPDADSAIFEVQSGKGVYMRSLARDLARALGTVGHIAALRRLRVGPFTEAHAVPLDKIVVTADTPPPSLDLLLPLTTALADIPALAVTEAEAARLNFGQAISLVELMGRVPSEASPDGGLVRAMAGERFVGLCRLEEGMLRPERLMAPG, encoded by the coding sequence ATGCCCCGTCACCAGAGAAAACCCAAAGGCCGCCCGATTGATGGCTGGCTTATCATTGACAAGCCCACGGGCATCGGCAGCACGGATGTCGTGAACCGGGTGAAGCGCGCCTATGACGCGCAGAAGGCCGGCCATGGCGGCACGCTCGACCCGCTGGCGACCGGCCTGCTGCCCATCGCCTTCGGCCATGCCACCAAAACCGTGCCCTATGTGATGGATGGCACCAAGGTCTATCATTTCACCCTGGCCTTTGGCGAAGCGCGCGACAGCGATGATTCCGACGGCGCCGTGATCGAGACGAGCGATGTGCGGCCCAGCGACGAGCAGATCCGCGCGGCCCTGCCCCCCTTCACCGGCGACATCATGCAGGTCCCGCCGGTCTATTCCGCCATCAAGGTGAATGGCGAGCGCGCCTATGATCTGGCGCGCGATGGCCAGGTGGTGCAGCTGGAGGCCCGCCCCGCCCGGGTGGACCGCTTCGAACTCATCGCCCGGCCGGACGCCGATTCCGCCATTTTCGAGGTGCAATCCGGCAAGGGCGTTTATATGCGCTCGCTCGCGCGGGATCTCGCCCGGGCGCTGGGCACGGTGGGCCATATCGCCGCCCTCCGCCGCCTGCGCGTGGGTCCCTTCACCGAGGCGCATGCCGTTCCCCTGGACAAGATCGTCGTAACAGCCGATACCCCGCCTCCTTCACTGGACCTTTTGCTCCCCTTGACGACCGCGCTGGCCGACATCCCGGCTCTGGCCGTCACGGAAGCGGAGGCCGCCCGCCTGAATTTCGGCCAGGCCATCAGCCTGGTGGAACTCATGGGCCGGGTTCCGTCCGAGGCCAGCCCCGATGGGGGCCTGGTCCGCGCGATGGCAGGGGAGCGGTTCGTGGGCCTGTGCCGTCTCGAAGAGGGGATGTTGCGGCCCGAGCGGTTGATGGCGCCCGGCTGA
- the rbfA gene encoding 30S ribosome-binding factor RbfA, whose product MAKRHQDNPGAPSQRQLRVAEEVRHALAAIFERGDFRDPDLANARITVTEVRASPDLRHMTAFISGLGKDVPPEQFAALRRASAFLRGQVAKNVRLKFAPDLHFQPDSALDYAMKIDVLMRQPKVAQDLAKDDTGE is encoded by the coding sequence ATGGCCAAGCGCCACCAAGACAATCCCGGCGCGCCGAGCCAGCGCCAGCTTCGCGTGGCCGAGGAAGTGCGCCACGCGCTGGCCGCCATTTTCGAGCGCGGTGATTTCCGCGACCCGGACCTCGCCAATGCCCGCATCACCGTGACCGAGGTGCGCGCCAGCCCTGATCTGCGGCACATGACGGCCTTCATCAGTGGCCTGGGCAAGGATGTGCCGCCGGAGCAATTCGCCGCACTCCGGCGGGCCAGCGCCTTCCTGCGCGGCCAGGTGGCGAAGAATGTCCGGCTGAAATTCGCGCCCGACCTGCATTTCCAGCCCGACAGCGCGCTGGATTACGCCATGAAGATCGATGTGCTGATGCGCCAGCCCAAGGTGGCGCAGGACCTGGCCAAGGATGACACGGGCGAGTGA
- the rpsO gene encoding 30S ribosomal protein S15, producing MSITAERRAALILEHATKPGDTGSPEVQVAILSERISNLTEHLKTHAKDFHSRRGLLVMVGQRRGLLDYVKRKDKARYDALIAKLGLRR from the coding sequence ATGTCGATCACCGCTGAGCGCCGCGCGGCGCTCATTCTCGAACACGCGACCAAGCCCGGCGATACCGGCAGCCCCGAAGTCCAGGTTGCCATCCTCTCCGAGCGGATTTCCAACCTCACCGAACACCTGAAGACCCACGCGAAGGATTTCCATTCGCGCCGTGGCCTGCTGGTGATGGTGGGCCAGCGCCGTGGTCTGCTGGATTATGTGAAGCGCAAGGACAAGGCGCGTTACGACGCGCTGATCGCCAAGCTCGGCCTGCGTCGCTGA